The Gouania willdenowi chromosome 5, fGouWil2.1, whole genome shotgun sequence sequence AGATGTAAAACATGACTTTAGTAATTTTGGATAATAATGGAGTAATTCAAGTTCagggttttattattattattacaatttttgTTGCTGATATTATTAATGCTTTTTTTCCAAAAGCGTTGGACATCTCATCTTCTCTTACCAGGGAGTGTGGTGAAATTCACAGAAAGTGTGTTAAACAGGCCCTGGTTGGATTCTGGACGGAGGAATGCGGTGTAGGTGGTTTCAGGTTCCAGTTTGGTCAGCTCCATCCTGCTGGTGTCTCCTGACAGTGTGCGTCTGACATCAGGCTTAATTCGTCGTATGGAGTTATACCAGAGTTCATAGTGGCCGCTTCTTGCAGTCAGAACAGGGCGCCACTGCAGCACAGCACTGTGGGAAGTCCGACTGGCCACACGCAGCCTCTCAGCACCAATAATTTCTGTTGATTAAAAGTCGGTCAGGATGAGAATGTTACGGAAGCTCGTTTCtgccacaaaaaataaatacctaaATAGACCACcatggaaagtcataattatgagttagtgaagtcataattatgcctttctttctcatatttatgactttctatttcataatCTTGACTTTTTATCTCGGggcgcctcacagcaagaaggtacTGGGTTCAAACCCTGGGGTGAACACTTGggttctttctgtgtggagtttgcatgtacTCCCCGTGCTGCGTAGGGTTCTttcgggtactccggcttcgtCGCACAATCCAAAAACGTGACTGTTAggttggagtctctaaattgcccgtaggagtgagtgtgagtgtgagtggttgtgtgtCCGTGcgttgccctgcaatggactggcaccctgtccagggtgtacccccgcctaatgCCCAttgtgagccggagataggcacccgcgaccctgaaataggacaaagcgggtcagaaaatggatggatggactttctattatgagttagtaaagtcataattatgactttccatagtgaatttttattcatttatttttttgtggcaGCTTCCATAGTATGTTGATATTGATATAACCTCAAATTATTCTTGATTTCAAATAAACATCTATATGAAAAATACTCCTTTACAAAGCTTTAACCtcattttacacacacatactgatGATGGCCTCCCTCAGGTCTTGTGTGATGATGTCGATGTTGTCAATGTCCACAGAGTACAGGTGAGACTCCAAAGGTGGCGTAGCCGCTTGCTGTAACACTTGGAAGTTTCCATGCACGGTGGAGACGATTAACACAGAAACTCCCTGTGCCTTCAGCTCTGATATAGCGTTGTTCACGTCTCCAGGCTGCACGCCATCCGTCAGCCACAGCAACACTTTAGGAACCTGCTGGTTTGACAGAAGCCTCTGAGCCACGAGGATGGCCGCCACATTGTTGGTGTCTCCTTGCAGTTGACTGACGTGCTGCATGGCTTTTTGGAGACTTTTCTGATTGCTGTGGACGTCCAGGCTGAAATCCAGGTGTGGTTCAGTGCCCACCTGTAGGAGACCTACTCTCACATGACCCGGTCCCAGTGAAAAGGGCTTCAGCAACATGGCAGCGAAAAGCAGGAATTGTGAAAACTCATAGTTTGCTACACTTCCTGATGAGTCCAGCAGAATCAGAATGTCACCTTCACAGCAGTTTGACACTACAAGACAAGAGGAGAGAAGAAGATTGTACATAACTATTTATATAATCATTACGTACTTACAATTATAAAACCCAACACCTCCAATAATTAAATATCATTCAATTATTAATTAAGGTGTTCCTTTCCCATATTTGCTTATCCAGTAAAAATAATTCTCTAACTTTTTCTAATGTAATGCTTTAAGGCAACGCCTATACTTTTAGTTGTAACAATTACTTTTCATAGTAAGAGTACATGTGGTGGGAatgtatataacataaaatgtataaccaatgataataataatactaataataataataaattaccaataaacactatttcttaaaaaaattaattccttatcaaaaaaaccccaaagtattattgggcttccttcctgcatctttGAGCAATCCCcactaatcctgctctctgagctgctactctgccctcttctgaaaaacgagcgcTCAGATTTTTGTGACATCACTAAAGTCTGaactccaggaagtgcctgctgatggccacgcctccacagtgaacgtacACGTCCACTCTCTCGAAGCTAAAGGCATGCGAGCTACATAcacaatgtgttctctgcatttaacctctccctgaggagcagtgggcagcaatgGTGTAGAACCAAGGGAGCAGTTCCGtttttagtacccgttatatcgccttgtatcacctttgacttgatctgacgtgtttgtgacacaatacGACTCagcaaatgaacaaaacaaatgattatcaccttaaaggcactattcctgtagttaatagagataaGGAGGAGAATAAAGTAATTTAGCAGCTTAACGCTCTGGCGTTTGATcttcgctgctgctgctgcgataaacacacagcctgaagtgctgagacagactcacaatcacaatagctgctaaaatagccatgtgttttactctaatgtgcagtttttttggctgaaaactataacaacagtgtgtggatagcaaaaagaaaattgctttggtgatcactgatctgcctTGCTCCTGCGAGACatgaagtcagcgtctacagacacaccTACTCATGAAAATGCATAAGTAGGCTCCAAAATAGcttgtttttagaactgctcagaaagtcacttttcagagggctaaaattctggaaaataggcgagttttggaaaataaacctcatactatgttgttgggctTCTTGAAACAAActgagatgggtgaaaaatagcatgatataggacctttaaaacaTAATCAATGGTGAATACTAAAATACTCTTGAATACTGTACTTTACTGTATTTGTATGCAACTGTAATCAATTAGACCCTGTCAGGGGTTagaacatctatctatctatctatctatctatctgtctgtctgtctgtctgtctgtgtccatGCGTTGATCAGCAAAAAGGCTGCAACTTCAGTGTAAACTCTTTGATGGCTTGTCACAAATACTGTTCAATAGGGCAATTAttagttaattatttgttttttcaccCATTGGTGGTGAAGTTTAAAGGTCAGTTAggcaaaaatgtatgtaaaatgcTTAAGAAGTACCAGATttgttttgatgtaattttcCTACATAACAGACGATCCTGACTGATATACTTATAGAGAGAAAGATTGTAGATATAAGCCAATGATTAATGAACATTAGTGAAGAAGAGTCCAACAGGTTCTTTTTCTTACATTGGGCTAAATGTTTAATAGCTGGCGTTGTCTTGCAATTCCCAAGTGTTTTTCTCCTCATTAACAATCAATGTATGATGTAGCTTTGTGTTTAAAGGCAGCTTTTATTGACAGCAAGGTATATGTGGAAGCGTACAATGCTTATTTTCATAATGTAAAGGACGTGATTAAGTGTGTCATCAATTTATTTGAATGGCATCAACAGCAAAAGAagaattgtattattttctcttagtcatttaaaaatgtgcatATAAGAAAATGTTACCTATTGATGTAAATTATTCCAGGCTGAAGGATAGATGTCTTGAAGAtagggttcccaaacttttcagttCTAATTTCCCACAGGGATTTGCTTTAGGTTTCTTACTGTCTGCTCTTGTTTAATCATGCTGCTGCAACAACTGAATTTCCCATATATGGATCAATAAAggtatattctattctattaaatGAATAGCTAATTTTACATCCCCAATTTTTCCAAATGCCTGACCCCTGAGGGTCTGCAAGCCATAAGTTGTGAGACAGATTAGTTTTAACCTACTTATGATGTGTTATTTGTTCCAATAGTAATCCTATTGTAAGTATTAACTGCCACTGTGTCAATATACAGTGTAGTCTTTTTCAGATTATGTAAAATTCATAATATCAATTATATATTCAAATAACGctatcacaaataaaaataagtttgaGTTTATTCCCTCAAAACATGTATTAACTTGCCTTGTTTATACAGCATGTTACAGTAAATTCTGATAGCTGCAAACTGTTTTGTCCTAAATAAGCTTTTCACCTTGTAATGAGTCCTTTGCCTCCAAAACTTTTACAAACCAATGGCTTTTGATTGTGTTGaatttttgtttcatatttcaatCTAGTTAAATGAAGAGTGCATGTGAACATACAGGCTGGAAACCAAACACTTGTCTCATTGTGAGTCCCCAAAATAGTTAAATGTTCTTTAGATTATGTGGATTGAGGGTGTCGTTTCTCTCAAAAACGGGATTTACCAGACAGAACTTTAATGTAACTTATTTGTATCTGAGAGGAAGCTTTGCTAATACAAATTGACTTTACGTCCATGCGTTGCTGACTAGCTTTCAATCCAACGATGAACATTTTTCATCTTCTTGTTTCACAAAGCTGAGCTGTAAATTCTGACTCTAAAAGTCCTGCTTACAACATTAACTGTGTTTTATGTACAAGCAATAGGCGTTGATTCAAGCCTGACAGTGCTCCACAAGTCAGTAATGTGGCTACTAGTATGTGATGAAATGGGTGTTCAGGATTATCTGTTGGAGCCAAACTGGCTCCCATCCCATGGGGCTGGCACACACTGCGCTCTGCATGAGAACCGTCACGGAGTCTTACTACTATTAAGATCGTGTGAACTCATAGTCGACTGCTTGGAAGACTGCATCACAGCTATACTTAATCAGGCAAAATCAGTGTGCATcactaacaaaaatacattttatttataactaatagggatgtaacgattaatcgtaaggcagttaaaaatcgattcataggtatcacagttcacatcgatgctctgaaaattgaatcgcagtactttttttaaacagcagactcgtctaaaagtgtaggctgcaggcggaatctgctactactttctttctggccgccatctactcttaaacatgttcataaattattctttacccctttagcaccgaaagaatatctgtaatattacgtgaatatctgtaaaagtcacgtttttctattagctctgtctgctagcatagcttctcttcttcactgcaaggatatctgcatgccaaacgaccactgggttaccagcgccatctgctggtccaaacaaatatatgatgtaaatacaatgcaatgactgttttttaaggtccaattgttaaggcacaaaatacattttcagttgcacttttaaaaagaaaaggaactattatgtagttttgcattgtttactatggaaccagaatttaaattaataggcttcttcttcatttgcattattcctttatttatttcattcaagatttatttttagttaaattgcattgttttgaatagtttatcaagggattcttttgacaattaaatataaaagaaaaatagtacagtatttttttgtttttttcccccaaaaaataaaggaatatttctctacattcccattttgtaaaataaatcgcgagagaatcgtattgtgaaccctttatcgtgaatcgaatcgtatcgggagttgagtgaatcgttacatccctaataactAATGGTGCTGAAACAGCTTGTGAAGGAATCCACAAATCCTGTAGTTTTATACACAATATTTTGGTTATTCTTACAACTAAATCCTATCATCACAGGTAACCTTTAAAGTAGGGCTCACATTCTCAATCCATTGTATCAAATGAAGGTAAGTATTTAATGTTGAGATGTTTCACTGAGCTAAAGCAGGTCACAGCAGTGGGGAAAAGTCCCAGAGACATG is a genomic window containing:
- the LOC114463701 gene encoding von Willebrand factor A domain-containing protein 1-like, with protein sequence MKDFLHRLVFLWVTLEWSDLQVTVPDAVSNCCEGDILILLDSSGSVANYEFSQFLLFAAMLLKPFSLGPGHVRVGLLQVGTEPHLDFSLDVHSNQKSLQKAMQHVSQLQGDTNNVAAILVAQRLLSNQQVPKVLLWLTDGVQPGDVNNAISELKAQGVSVLIVSTVHGNFQVLQQAATPPLESHLYSVDIDNIDIITQDLREAIIKIIGAERLRVASRTSHSAVLQWRPVLTARSGHYELWYNSIRRIKPDVRRTLSGDTSRMELTKLEPETTYTAFLRPESNQGLFNTLSVNFTTLPDVLSPAEIYLSDTGPRQILVSWGPLQPALVQRYTVEYGIIPSGSVHSVNLPNSQNSTLLKNLELGSQYLVTVSALHVDGKERAMSVRACTQEALLPALVGLQLTPLGQQHVEEVEVTWRAKEDGLQGYWVSWESQRNRGSTSNPPITSVYLPPHTNSKRLSHLAPISRVCVSPIYNGGRGKGICCTAKTHNNWIS